GAAGTCGCCCTTGAGGCTTGACCAGTTGACCGAGGTTGTGGCGGTGCCTCCGCTGGTTTCGAGGCTGGCGGCTTTATTTTCCAATTCGTCGTCGAGCTTGTCGCCGTCTACGGTTGTTGTGCCGCTGGTTCTCCACGTCTGACCGTAGAGCGAGACGAGGCCGACTTTGTCTGCGGGTTCGTCGCGGCTGCCGCCTCGAATGAGAATGGTGCCGTTGATGAAGGGAAGCTCGTGGTCTTCCTGAAGGAAGATGACGAGGCCATTGTCCAGCTCGATTCGCTTTGGCTGAACTGGCTTGAAGGAGTGGAGCGGGGGAATCGGAATGCTCTTCCACGGCTGGGCTGTTGTCTTTTTGGTGCTGGCTGGTTTGGAGGGTGCAGTCTGGGCTGCCGCGCTCATCGTTGTCAGCAGAACCGTCAATGCTATGCCTGCAAAACGCATCGTTGAGATTTCCTTGGAGAGTCCCTTCATTTTGCACCTCCGGTTTGCGCTGAGGCAGGTGTTGGATGAGCGGGGGCGTGGCTTTGTTGCGGTGGCACAAAGTCGATCTGCGCGCTGGTGCGGTTGCTGGCGAGGAAGATCTTATTGGCGACGCGGCGAATGTCGGCCTTGTTGACGGCATCGATCTTGTCTAACTGCCGGAACAACTCTCGCCAGTCTCCGAAGCGAGTTTGATATTCAGCTAACTGGTGGGCGAGTCCTTCGTTGTCGGCGAGGCCGCGCAATAGATCGGCACGGGCGCGGGTCTTGAAGCGAGCCAGCTCTTCGTCGGATACATCCTGAGTCTTCAAGAGATCGAGTTGTTTGTGTATGGCGGTGCGCATCTCTTCGGGCGTGTGTCCGGGGAGGGGAACGGCGTAGACCGCGAAGAGGCCGGGATATTTGTCGCCGGGAAACCCGCTGAAGCCTTCGGCTTCTGCCGCGATGCGCTGATCGCGGACAAGGCTGCGATAGAGACGCGCGGTGCGTCCGTTGGAGAAGATGTCGCTGATGGCGTCGTAGACCGCATCGTCGGGGTCGCGATAGTCGGGGCGGTGGTAGCCCTCAATATAGAAGGGCTGCGTTGCCTCTTTAATGACCACGGATTTTTCGGCAAACTGCGGGGGTTCGATGGTGGTCATCGGCTCAGGCTTGGGGCCTGCGGGGATGGGAGCGAAGTAACGCTCAAGGATAGGCATCGCGGTGGATGCTTTTACGTCGCCGACTACCGCGATAACGATGTTTGAGGGGACATAATATTTTTTGTGAAATGCCTCGGCTTCGGTTGCGGTGACCTGGCTGATCTCGCTCTCCCAGCCGACTCCGCTGCGGCCGTAGGGATGCGCCACGTAGGCTGTGGCCAGGAGTTGCTCGACCATGCGGCCGATGGGGGAAGAGTCAATGCGCATGCGGCGCTCTTCCTGGACTACATCGCGCTCTTTATAGAACTCGCGCTCGACGGGATGGCCGATGCGCTGGCTTTCGAGATAGGCCCAGAGTTGCAGCCGGTTGGACGGCATACTCCAGAAGTATTGCGTAGAGTCTTCTTCGGTGGATGCGTTGATGCCTACTGCGCCGTTCTGCTCGGCGATCTCGGAGAACTGATTGGGAATGACGTATTTTTCGGCTGCTGCCTGCGCGTCCTGAAATACTTTTTTGAGCTGAGCGAGCTTGGCTGGGTCTTGTCCGACGCGCTTGCGAAACTCTGCGTCGTAGGCGGCATAGGCTACTTCAACCTTTGCCAAAGCTACTTTTTCAGCGGGGTAGTCGGTGGTGCCAATCTCTGTGGAGCCCTTGAAGGCCATGTGCTCGAACATGTGAGCAAGGCCACTGGCGCCCTGCGGGTCGTCTGCCGAACCAGCGTCAACCAGTGTGTAGAAGCTGAAGACGGGGGCTTCGGGACGCTCACAGACGATGAGCGTCAGGCCGTTAGGCAGAACCTTTACTGTCGTTCGCTTCTCGAAACTGGCCAGATCCTGCGCCTTCGCTGCACAGCACAGAGCGATTCCCAGCAGTACGGTCGACGCGATCATCCCTCGAACTCGCACAGAACTACCTCCATCAAAAAAATGACTACAGCCCGAAGTCTAACTATACCGAAGTAGAGAGTATGACCTCTGGTTCGACGAAACGAACCGCAGAACAGGCATGACTTTAAAGAAAAAAATCCCGGCACACCTGGACGTCAGATGTGCCGGGAGAGTGGAGGTACAGTTAGAAAAGAATGCGGCCGCCAACCTGGATGATGCGGTTGCTGCCACCACTGCCGGTGACTTCGCCAAAGGTGGAGCTGTTCATCGCAGTGCTTGGCGTGCCGAGGTTGGTCAGGTTGAATACGTTGGTGACTTCTCCGCGGAGCTGGAACTTCAGGCTTTCAAAGATTCCAAAGGTGCGGAAGAGGGAAGCGTCTACGTCCCGATACCCGGGGTCGTCGAGCTGTGCCGGACGAGTGTTTCCGAGGAGGCCCAAAGGACCGACGCCGGGGCATCCAGCAGTGCCTGGTATGCAGTAGACCGATGTATCAAACCACTGGCCTTCTTCTACAAGACGTGAGCGCTTTCCGCCGAGAGTGTGAGGAGTCCGGCCGGGCAGAACGCTCGGACGGTCGTTGGTCTGTCCATCTCCGTTGACGTCGGTTCCGGTCGTAACGGTGAACGGCTGGCCGCTGTTCATCGTGATGATGCCGGTCACGGTCCAACCGTTGAGTGCAGTGCGAACATACCGGTTATAGGAGGTGAAATAGTCTGGTGTCCATACGAAAGACGCCGTTACCATGTTGCGACGATCCTGGTCGGAACGCTGATGCGCTTCGAGTTGCGGGTAGTTGGGATCGACGAAGGTGGCGGCGAGGTTGCTGCCA
This region of Edaphobacter dinghuensis genomic DNA includes:
- a CDS encoding M16 family metallopeptidase, whose translation is MRVRGMIASTVLLGIALCCAAKAQDLASFEKRTTVKVLPNGLTLIVCERPEAPVFSFYTLVDAGSADDPQGASGLAHMFEHMAFKGSTEIGTTDYPAEKVALAKVEVAYAAYDAEFRKRVGQDPAKLAQLKKVFQDAQAAAEKYVIPNQFSEIAEQNGAVGINASTEEDSTQYFWSMPSNRLQLWAYLESQRIGHPVEREFYKERDVVQEERRMRIDSSPIGRMVEQLLATAYVAHPYGRSGVGWESEISQVTATEAEAFHKKYYVPSNIVIAVVGDVKASTAMPILERYFAPIPAGPKPEPMTTIEPPQFAEKSVVIKEATQPFYIEGYHRPDYRDPDDAVYDAISDIFSNGRTARLYRSLVRDQRIAAEAEGFSGFPGDKYPGLFAVYAVPLPGHTPEEMRTAIHKQLDLLKTQDVSDEELARFKTRARADLLRGLADNEGLAHQLAEYQTRFGDWRELFRQLDKIDAVNKADIRRVANKIFLASNRTSAQIDFVPPQQSHAPAHPTPASAQTGGAK